In Mastigocladopsis repens PCC 10914, a single window of DNA contains:
- a CDS encoding TrmB family transcriptional regulator, with product MVEKQIALLSELGLTGYEAAAYLALLGRSSFTPTELAARAKIPRQRIYDVLESLEEKGLCISKDTSPRSYFANAPDLALEALSGQRAEALERERQQMVARTKELIEDLSPVYQVGRGQNDPLEYIDVLGNPSRIASKALALAQTVRVRVNSCIKRPLIVTQEQNWRLIREPLSRGVSYRAIYETSALEDEELRIWLATFHAWGQQIRLIPELPIKMQAFDDNIVLISMQDPVGSPPSFTALAIRHSGMVAMINLAFEQLWERSEPYSG from the coding sequence GTGGTGGAAAAGCAAATTGCACTACTCAGTGAACTGGGTTTAACTGGATATGAAGCTGCGGCTTACCTAGCACTGCTTGGGCGCAGCAGCTTCACCCCTACAGAACTGGCGGCGCGTGCGAAGATTCCACGACAACGCATCTACGATGTCCTGGAATCTCTTGAAGAAAAGGGGCTGTGTATCTCCAAAGACACCTCCCCACGCTCCTATTTCGCCAATGCTCCCGATTTAGCGCTGGAAGCACTCAGTGGACAGCGTGCAGAGGCTCTGGAGCGCGAGCGGCAACAAATGGTTGCTCGCACAAAAGAGCTGATTGAGGATCTATCTCCTGTTTATCAAGTTGGGCGCGGTCAAAATGACCCCCTGGAGTATATTGACGTGCTTGGGAATCCATCTCGAATCGCTAGCAAGGCGCTGGCGCTGGCGCAAACGGTTCGTGTTCGGGTCAATTCCTGCATCAAACGCCCCCTTATTGTCACCCAGGAGCAGAATTGGCGTCTCATTCGTGAGCCGCTCTCGCGCGGAGTTTCATACCGCGCCATCTACGAAACATCTGCCCTTGAAGACGAAGAACTTCGCATCTGGCTTGCCACTTTTCATGCGTGGGGTCAACAAATCCGTTTAATTCCCGAATTGCCCATTAAGATGCAGGCGTTCGACGACAATATTGTACTCATTTCCATGCAAGACCCGGTCGGGAGTCCACCTAGCTTCACCGCTCTTGCTATTAGGCACAGTGGCATGGTGGCGATGATAAACCTGGCATTTGAGCAACTTTGGGAGCGCAGCGAGCCATATTCTGGCTGA
- a CDS encoding phosphoserine transaminase, with translation MSPHLTPPTTKPRVPHFSSGPCAKRPGWSVSKLENACVGRSHRSADGKARIKEVIERSKKILGVPADYRLGIVPASDTGAVEMALWSLLGKLPVDILAWESFGLEWVKDVVDELKLSDLQILKAPYGSLPDFDQVDFSHDVVFLWNGTTSGVRIPNGDWIKGDRQGLTICDATSAVFAMEIPWEKLDVVTYSWQKVLGGEAQHGVIVLSPRAVERLESYQPAWPLPKLFRLTQKGKLIEGIFQGDTINTPSMLCVEDALDGLIWSESIGGLPSLIRRSEANLATIARWVEQSDWAAFLAEKPETRSCTSICLKIVDDWFTALSPEKQAESAKKLAKLLEKQEVAFDIASYRAAPPGIRIWGGATVETADIEALLPWLDWAYATVKQE, from the coding sequence ATGTCACCACATCTTACTCCTCCAACAACAAAACCACGAGTTCCTCATTTTTCGTCTGGTCCTTGTGCGAAACGTCCGGGTTGGTCTGTTTCCAAATTAGAAAACGCTTGTGTAGGTCGCTCTCACCGTTCTGCGGATGGCAAAGCTCGGATAAAGGAAGTCATTGAGCGCTCCAAAAAAATTCTCGGTGTTCCTGCTGATTATCGCTTGGGTATCGTTCCAGCTTCCGATACAGGCGCAGTGGAAATGGCATTGTGGTCATTGTTGGGAAAGCTCCCCGTCGATATTTTGGCATGGGAAAGCTTTGGTTTGGAATGGGTTAAAGATGTCGTAGATGAGCTGAAGTTGTCTGATCTCCAGATTCTCAAGGCACCTTATGGCAGTTTGCCAGACTTCGACCAAGTTGACTTTAGTCATGACGTAGTGTTTTTGTGGAATGGCACGACATCAGGTGTTAGGATACCCAATGGCGATTGGATAAAAGGCGATCGCCAAGGTCTGACTATCTGCGATGCCACCTCGGCTGTTTTCGCAATGGAAATACCGTGGGAAAAGTTGGATGTTGTCACCTACTCTTGGCAAAAGGTTCTGGGAGGAGAAGCCCAGCATGGAGTTATCGTACTTTCACCCCGCGCTGTCGAACGCCTAGAAAGCTATCAACCTGCTTGGCCCCTACCTAAGCTCTTTCGCTTGACACAAAAAGGCAAATTGATTGAAGGAATTTTCCAAGGGGACACCATTAACACGCCATCAATGCTGTGTGTAGAAGATGCGCTTGATGGATTAATTTGGTCAGAAAGTATTGGTGGGCTTCCAAGCCTGATTCGTCGTAGCGAAGCGAATCTAGCAACAATTGCCCGCTGGGTTGAGCAAAGTGATTGGGCAGCCTTCCTGGCAGAGAAGCCAGAAACTCGTTCTTGTACCTCCATTTGTCTCAAGATTGTTGATGATTGGTTTACAGCCTTAAGTCCGGAAAAGCAAGCAGAATCTGCCAAGAAACTGGCGAAACTTTTGGAAAAGCAAGAAGTGGCTTTTGATATCGCATCCTACCGCGCCGCACCGCCTGGGATCAGGATTTGGGGTGGAGCCACAGTAGAAACAGCGGATATTGAAGCGTTGCTACCGTGGTTGGATTGGGCATACGCTACTGTGAAACAAGAGTAG
- a CDS encoding DUF5615 family PIN-like protein, translating into MLRFRSNENFNNQIVRGVLRQSPSVDILRIQDVDLSGANDPTVLEWAAQQERVVLTHDVAKMITFAYERIQAGLSMPGLFEVSRRVSVSAVWLFAAAQQLCCRGRYQGY; encoded by the coding sequence ATGCTACGATTCCGAAGTAATGAAAATTTCAATAATCAGATTGTTCGTGGTGTTCTTCGGCAGAGTCCTAGTGTTGATATTTTGCGTATTCAAGATGTTGACTTATCGGGAGCCAATGATCCGACTGTTCTAGAATGGGCAGCGCAACAGGAACGCGTTGTCCTAACTCATGATGTTGCTAAGATGATAACCTTTGCTTACGAACGGATTCAAGCAGGATTATCTATGCCTGGATTATTTGAAGTCAGCCGTCGTGTCTCAGTAAGTGCTGTTTGGCTGTTTGCCGCGGCACAACAACTGTGTTGCAGGGGACGATATCAAGGTTACTGA
- a CDS encoding peptidoglycan-binding domain-containing protein, translated as MGEKTWAYLCHGSASLPKLCVGSSGTIVKAVQEALNVGGYYFGVIDGVFGAKTDEAVQAFQAEHYLVSDGIIEPLTWYALSKLDVYASRCSVNIFREY; from the coding sequence GTGGGAGAAAAGACTTGGGCATATTTGTGCCACGGATCTGCTAGCTTACCAAAACTTTGTGTTGGCAGTAGTGGAACTATAGTGAAAGCTGTTCAAGAAGCCCTTAACGTTGGTGGCTACTACTTTGGTGTTATTGATGGTGTTTTTGGAGCAAAAACTGACGAAGCAGTCCAGGCTTTTCAAGCAGAACACTATCTAGTAAGTGATGGCATCATTGAACCACTGACTTGGTATGCATTGAGCAAGTTAGATGTCTATGCCTCTCGTTGCAGCGTCAATATATTTCGTGAGTATTGA
- the isiD gene encoding protein IsiD, which yields MKTLSISKTEIAVMTPQEVEMLAVRLEQDNYSNAFEGLNDWHLLRAIAFQRPELVEPYIHLLDLEPYDEA from the coding sequence ATGAAAACTCTAAGCATTTCTAAGACAGAAATTGCTGTCATGACTCCACAAGAGGTGGAAATGTTGGCTGTACGTCTGGAGCAGGATAATTACAGTAATGCTTTTGAGGGTTTGAATGATTGGCATTTACTCAGAGCGATCGCGTTTCAGCGTCCGGAGTTAGTTGAACCATATATCCACCTCCTAGATTTAGAACCCTACGATGAGGCGTAG
- a CDS encoding Uma2 family endonuclease translates to MSLATGKHGGIFKFLERTFDDESAKMGRNWTAQKFSVGIRSPRGGRWDTSRVPDVVVLPIEQWEALFNREAVIELNEPPPILVVEVVSESTQTTDYRSKRSEYAVLEIPEYWIVDPIQEVVTVCTLVEGFYDAVAYVGEERIISATFPGLDLSAKRVLAGRN, encoded by the coding sequence ATGAGTCTTGCTACTGGTAAGCATGGTGGAATTTTCAAGTTTTTAGAACGAACCTTCGATGATGAAAGTGCCAAGATGGGAAGGAATTGGACAGCACAAAAGTTTTCCGTCGGTATTCGTTCGCCACGTGGAGGACGCTGGGACACTTCGCGGGTTCCAGACGTGGTAGTTTTACCGATAGAGCAGTGGGAAGCGCTCTTCAACAGGGAAGCAGTCATTGAACTCAACGAACCTCCCCCCATACTCGTGGTAGAAGTCGTCAGCGAATCGACTCAAACCACAGATTACCGCAGCAAGCGTTCCGAGTATGCCGTCCTCGAAATTCCCGAATACTGGATTGTTGATCCCATTCAAGAGGTGGTAACGGTATGCACCTTAGTAGAAGGGTTTTATGATGCTGTTGCATACGTAGGAGAAGAACGCATCATCTCTGCTACTTTCCCAGGATTGGATTTGAGTGCCAAGCGAGTGCTGGCTGGGCGGAACTGA
- a CDS encoding molybdopterin-containing oxidoreductase family protein, whose product MMSRRKKTSRRGFLTGVAVSAATVTTAELLKKQEADAAEENHNSAVNLQPTEFDFTQKSAAFQPDKIVDSACQFCNSLCGLKVHVKDGHIINVLGEPDDPVQAGGLCVKGPMMTQLVYNRFRLTHPMKRVAGEKGSPDSQFEPISWEEALETIAAKFLALRDAGDARAIANKTSGRLPRGTGSLVGRYFTLLGSPNDTDVGPVCNDAGGNALAWTFGLGNFTNGYGIDGATGKEDLGSAKFFLFLGTNQAETHPVTFAYLLRSRATTKAKLVVIDPRLTPTGAQADEWIAPKPHTDLALVLAMLHHIVTNNLYDAAFVQKWVLGFDELKKHLVSNGYTPEWAAAITDIPATKIKSLAKAYATTKPAAIFCNAGISHQLGAFDTYRTLAFLAAITGNIGINGGGCNFMHNTWPGGLNLPSIKGKTPKKDVALPVGPDYFAESILTGKPYQLKAIVTQGNPLLASSQTGKVQEAYRKLDFYVYTGLFMEESAYYADIILPVTSGFEMETVYMRRDDRAIRWQKQVVPPVGESKPDWHIWIDLAHATAKLDKRNRPQYWTENFPLAWKDYGNLWATFVANTPGMGGMTTERMSKRSEPLRWPCPSVDHPGVSTLYLDHASWYSAAQALNPQNKGKRFLTPSGKVEIYTPEMQKQLASAGHAALPIFYTHPEVTGRHPTIEYTEQLVKNPVNPQAFTHKVKLGKVSSGEVHRQYPLMGMTGRSSVVHFHSVTHWTYTGKQMNGVRLVQIHPKVAQAAGINNADEIIVESPRGSIRGTALIWEGIREDTIFVPNWFGQEQKMAQELRTPYYEAANQLIDNQYYDNLSGQQAFKCFACRVKKA is encoded by the coding sequence ATGATGTCACGCAGGAAAAAGACCTCACGGCGCGGTTTTCTCACAGGGGTAGCAGTCAGTGCAGCCACTGTCACCACAGCAGAGTTACTGAAAAAACAGGAGGCAGATGCTGCTGAGGAAAATCACAATAGCGCAGTCAATCTCCAACCAACTGAATTTGATTTTACCCAGAAATCCGCTGCATTCCAGCCAGACAAAATTGTGGATAGTGCCTGCCAATTCTGCAACTCTCTGTGCGGTTTAAAGGTTCATGTAAAAGACGGACACATTATAAATGTCTTGGGCGAACCGGATGATCCAGTACAGGCAGGAGGCTTGTGTGTCAAGGGTCCGATGATGACCCAACTGGTCTATAACCGCTTCCGCCTCACTCACCCGATGAAGCGGGTTGCAGGTGAAAAGGGTTCACCCGATTCTCAATTTGAGCCGATTTCTTGGGAGGAAGCGTTAGAGACCATCGCCGCCAAGTTTCTGGCGTTGAGGGATGCAGGAGATGCTAGGGCGATCGCCAATAAAACCTCAGGCAGATTACCACGCGGCACCGGTTCTCTGGTCGGACGCTACTTCACTCTCCTAGGCAGTCCCAACGACACCGATGTGGGTCCTGTCTGCAATGATGCAGGTGGAAATGCCTTGGCATGGACTTTTGGTCTAGGGAATTTCACGAACGGCTACGGTATCGATGGCGCAACTGGCAAAGAAGACCTAGGGTCTGCCAAATTTTTTCTCTTTTTGGGGACTAACCAGGCGGAAACTCATCCAGTGACCTTCGCCTATCTTCTTAGAAGCCGCGCGACTACCAAAGCCAAGCTAGTCGTCATCGACCCCCGCTTAACTCCTACGGGAGCGCAAGCAGATGAATGGATTGCACCTAAGCCGCACACTGACTTGGCTCTCGTGTTGGCAATGCTTCACCACATTGTCACCAACAACCTGTACGATGCTGCCTTTGTGCAAAAATGGGTACTGGGCTTTGATGAACTAAAAAAGCACCTTGTCAGTAACGGCTATACACCTGAGTGGGCTGCGGCAATTACGGATATTCCTGCAACTAAAATTAAGAGCCTTGCTAAGGCTTACGCCACAACTAAGCCCGCTGCCATTTTCTGCAATGCTGGTATTTCTCACCAGTTGGGAGCCTTCGACACCTACCGCACTTTGGCGTTCCTTGCCGCCATCACAGGTAACATTGGCATCAATGGTGGGGGTTGCAACTTCATGCACAACACCTGGCCCGGTGGTCTAAATCTGCCATCAATCAAAGGCAAGACACCAAAGAAAGATGTTGCGCTGCCCGTAGGACCAGATTATTTTGCTGAATCTATCCTCACAGGCAAACCATACCAGTTAAAAGCCATTGTCACCCAGGGGAATCCTCTTCTTGCCTCCTCGCAGACAGGTAAAGTACAGGAGGCTTACCGCAAACTGGACTTTTACGTCTACACCGGATTGTTTATGGAGGAGTCTGCCTACTATGCCGACATCATCCTACCTGTTACCAGTGGCTTTGAAATGGAAACCGTTTATATGCGGCGAGATGACCGCGCAATCCGTTGGCAAAAGCAAGTTGTTCCCCCAGTGGGAGAGTCCAAACCAGACTGGCACATCTGGATTGATCTGGCACACGCCACAGCAAAGTTAGATAAACGCAATCGACCTCAATACTGGACAGAGAACTTTCCTCTAGCATGGAAAGATTACGGCAATCTTTGGGCAACTTTCGTGGCAAACACTCCCGGTATGGGCGGTATGACGACCGAACGGATGTCCAAGCGTTCAGAACCCTTGCGCTGGCCCTGCCCATCAGTGGATCATCCCGGTGTCAGTACTCTTTACCTGGATCATGCTTCTTGGTATAGTGCAGCACAGGCGCTCAATCCTCAGAACAAAGGCAAGCGATTCCTCACGCCCAGTGGGAAGGTAGAGATTTATACGCCCGAGATGCAAAAGCAGCTAGCCAGTGCTGGACACGCCGCCCTACCCATCTTCTACACCCATCCGGAAGTTACTGGTCGCCATCCGACCATCGAGTATACAGAGCAACTGGTGAAAAATCCGGTGAACCCGCAGGCATTCACCCACAAGGTCAAATTAGGGAAGGTCTCCTCTGGCGAGGTTCATCGGCAGTATCCGCTGATGGGGATGACTGGCAGATCCAGTGTGGTTCATTTTCACTCGGTTACACACTGGACTTATACGGGCAAACAAATGAACGGTGTTCGCCTCGTTCAAATCCACCCGAAAGTAGCACAAGCAGCAGGTATTAACAACGCTGATGAAATCATTGTCGAAAGCCCCAGAGGGTCTATCAGAGGTACAGCTTTGATTTGGGAGGGGATTCGAGAGGATACAATTTTTGTGCCTAATTGGTTCGGTCAAGAGCAGAAAATGGCCCAAGAACTCCGTACCCCCTACTACGAAGCAGCTAACCAGTTGATAGACAACCAGTACTATGACAATCTTTCAGGACAGCAAGCATTTAAGTGCTTTGCCTGCCGAGTGAAGAAGGCATAG
- a CDS encoding DUF4926 domain-containing protein, whose product MMNNTAKLLDVVALTVDLPQYNLCRGQVGTIVETLANGTAFEVEFSDRNGRTYESLGLRPEQIMVLRFEPAAPDTKAETEIFRRIKS is encoded by the coding sequence ATGATGAATAATACAGCCAAGTTGTTAGATGTTGTAGCCTTGACGGTTGACCTGCCCCAATACAACCTGTGTCGGGGACAAGTTGGAACGATAGTTGAGACATTAGCAAATGGCACAGCATTTGAGGTTGAATTTAGTGACCGTAACGGGCGTACCTACGAATCTCTAGGATTGCGTCCAGAGCAAATCATGGTGTTACGTTTCGAGCCAGCAGCACCTGATACAAAAGCCGAAACGGAAATTTTTCGTAGAATAAAGAGTTAG
- the purH gene encoding bifunctional phosphoribosylaminoimidazolecarboxamide formyltransferase/IMP cyclohydrolase, with protein sequence MARLALLSVSNKTGLIDLARSLVEEFDFEFISSGGTAKALKDAGLPVTKVADYTGSPEILGGRVKTLHPRIHGGILARRDVPEDIADLENNQIRPIDLVVVNLYPFAETISKEGVTLPEAIEQIDIGGPAMLRAASKNFAHLTILCEPGQYEEYLQEMRRSNGEPSLEFRQRCALKGFLHTSSYDQAIAAYLSSHLTPTSKEGELPQQYSLSGKQLQSLRYGENPHQSAAWYQTGTTSTGWAAATKLQGKELSYNNLVDLEAARRIISEFPDTPAAVIIKHTNPCGVALGDTLQAAYQKAFNADPVSAFGGIVALNRPIDAVTATELTKTFLECVVAPGCDSEAQEILAAKSKVRVLILPELSSGPKETVKVIAGGFLVQASDDVVADTNQWQVVTEKKPTDDELEELLFAWKVCKHVKSNAIVVSSDRTTLGVGAGQMNRVGSVKIALEQAGEKAKGAILASDGFFPFDDSVRTGAAAGITAIVQPGGSLRDQDSIEAANELGLVMVLTGIRHFLH encoded by the coding sequence ATGGCGCGTCTAGCACTGCTGAGTGTATCTAATAAAACAGGATTAATTGACCTTGCCCGTAGCTTAGTAGAAGAATTTGATTTTGAATTCATCAGCAGTGGAGGTACAGCCAAAGCACTGAAAGATGCAGGACTACCAGTGACGAAAGTTGCTGATTACACAGGTTCTCCAGAAATTCTAGGTGGTAGAGTCAAAACCTTGCATCCTCGGATACATGGCGGCATTTTAGCACGGCGGGATGTCCCTGAAGATATCGCAGATTTGGAAAATAACCAAATTCGCCCCATTGATTTAGTCGTGGTGAATCTTTATCCTTTTGCAGAAACGATCTCTAAAGAAGGCGTGACTTTACCTGAGGCGATCGAGCAAATTGATATCGGTGGTCCTGCTATGCTCAGGGCAGCGTCAAAAAACTTTGCCCATCTGACAATTTTATGTGAACCGGGGCAGTATGAAGAATATTTACAGGAAATGCGCCGCTCAAATGGTGAACCATCCTTAGAGTTTCGGCAAAGGTGCGCTTTAAAAGGATTTTTGCATACTTCGAGCTATGACCAGGCAATAGCTGCATACCTGAGCAGTCACCTTACCCCCACTAGTAAAGAGGGGGAATTACCTCAACAGTACTCCCTTTCGGGCAAACAACTACAATCTCTCCGGTACGGCGAAAATCCCCATCAAAGCGCAGCTTGGTATCAAACTGGTACGACTTCAACTGGATGGGCAGCTGCTACGAAACTTCAAGGTAAGGAACTTAGTTACAATAATTTAGTTGATTTAGAAGCAGCAAGGCGCATCATTTCTGAATTCCCCGATACGCCAGCAGCAGTAATTATCAAACACACAAATCCCTGCGGCGTCGCCTTAGGAGATACTTTGCAAGCAGCTTACCAAAAAGCATTCAACGCTGATCCTGTTTCTGCTTTTGGTGGAATTGTCGCACTCAACCGTCCAATTGATGCAGTCACAGCTACTGAGTTAACAAAAACCTTTTTAGAATGCGTGGTTGCACCAGGTTGTGATAGCGAAGCACAGGAAATTCTGGCTGCTAAATCAAAAGTGCGCGTATTAATTTTACCAGAATTGAGCAGTGGACCGAAAGAAACTGTAAAAGTTATTGCAGGCGGTTTCCTTGTGCAAGCTTCAGACGATGTGGTTGCGGATACTAATCAATGGCAAGTCGTCACCGAAAAGAAACCTACTGATGATGAGTTGGAAGAATTGCTGTTTGCTTGGAAAGTTTGCAAACACGTTAAGTCTAATGCAATTGTTGTGAGTAGCGATCGCACAACCTTGGGTGTGGGTGCAGGTCAGATGAACCGCGTTGGCTCAGTTAAAATTGCTTTAGAACAAGCTGGAGAAAAAGCCAAAGGTGCAATTCTTGCCAGTGATGGATTCTTTCCCTTTGACGATTCAGTCAGAACAGGCGCAGCAGCAGGAATTACGGCTATTGTGCAACCAGGGGGAAGTTTGCGCGATCAAGATTCCATTGAAGCTGCTAATGAACTAGGTTTAGTCATGGTGTTGACAGGTATTCGTCACTTTCTACATTAA
- a CDS encoding GNAT family N-acetyltransferase yields the protein MSQQTYLKVPFVWEGSKPLIEVPSRLEFKPAKTLSHEVLVSAVAQVMESSIDASDQKQVMERGSRQVAEQFLAESKDGFSYQNEWWQIGVTSDNKAVGFVFPVIYQGCAKDGLEEATIYYIGVLPEYRGQGFATDLLLKGTRVLQDVGVWKVLCDTDVNNIPMISTFKRVGYQQYSEPWQRPL from the coding sequence ATGAGTCAGCAAACTTACTTGAAAGTCCCCTTTGTTTGGGAAGGGTCTAAACCGTTGATTGAGGTTCCTTCTCGATTGGAGTTCAAACCTGCTAAAACGCTGAGTCATGAAGTGTTAGTTTCAGCAGTTGCTCAGGTTATGGAGTCATCGATTGATGCCAGCGATCAAAAACAAGTCATGGAACGTGGTTCTCGACAAGTTGCGGAGCAGTTTCTAGCTGAGTCGAAAGATGGATTCTCGTATCAAAATGAATGGTGGCAGATTGGAGTTACTAGCGATAATAAAGCCGTTGGGTTTGTTTTCCCTGTGATCTATCAGGGCTGTGCTAAAGATGGTTTGGAAGAAGCAACTATCTACTACATTGGAGTTTTGCCAGAATATCGTGGACAGGGCTTTGCAACCGATTTATTGTTAAAAGGAACGAGGGTACTGCAAGATGTAGGAGTTTGGAAGGTGTTGTGTGATACAGATGTGAACAATATCCCGATGATTTCTACTTTTAAGCGAGTTGGATATCAGCAGTACAGTGAGCCTTGGCAACGTCCCCTGTAG
- a CDS encoding alpha/beta hydrolase encodes MTNTLNFISVPPKTNQPPKGLIVTLHGWGANAEDVAYLLPFFNLPDYQFLFPNAPYPYPYSSIGRAWYDLRMENMYQGLTESRQMLTDWLQSLESSTGVPLSRTILSGFSQGGAMTLDIGLKLPLAGLVSLSGYLHPGAGNVATQDVASLPPVLIMHGRQDTVVPLQAALLARETLESLGAAVQYYEFDMGHEIRPETLELLRNFVAVNA; translated from the coding sequence ATGACTAATACTCTAAATTTCATTAGCGTACCTCCAAAAACGAACCAACCACCAAAAGGTTTAATTGTCACTTTGCACGGTTGGGGTGCAAATGCTGAGGATGTGGCATATTTGTTGCCGTTTTTTAATTTGCCGGATTATCAGTTTTTGTTTCCTAACGCACCTTATCCTTATCCTTATTCTTCTATTGGTAGGGCGTGGTATGACCTCAGGATGGAAAATATGTATCAGGGCTTAACAGAAAGTCGGCAAATGCTAACAGATTGGTTGCAATCTTTAGAGAGTAGCACTGGTGTGCCTTTATCGCGAACAATTTTGAGCGGATTTTCTCAAGGCGGGGCTATGACGTTGGATATAGGATTAAAGTTACCCTTGGCTGGTTTAGTTTCTCTAAGTGGTTATTTACATCCTGGTGCAGGAAATGTCGCAACGCAAGATGTCGCATCTCTACCACCCGTTTTAATCATGCATGGTAGACAAGATACAGTTGTGCCATTGCAAGCTGCTCTCTTAGCACGGGAAACTCTTGAATCTTTGGGGGCTGCGGTACAATATTATGAGTTTGACATGGGTCATGAAATCCGACCGGAAACGCTAGAGTTGTTACGGAATTTTGTTGCTGTCAACGCCTAA
- a CDS encoding GNAT family N-acetyltransferase, whose translation MLTDSNTIYAEGYQPGCIGRITELHGLYYSRCWGVGADWEIMQARELCDFWEQYDTERDFLLTALWDDRLIGSVAIVGNADNCDPTDGARLRWFIVDPAYQGRGIGKTLLNQAMDFSHRKAFPKIYLWTVDGLPQSRHLYESIGFRVVAQEVDTRYATPLLNLKMEKKLTCSNFQK comes from the coding sequence ATGTTAACTGACAGCAATACAATCTACGCTGAAGGATATCAACCCGGCTGTATTGGACGCATTACCGAACTACACGGACTCTATTACAGTCGATGTTGGGGTGTAGGTGCAGATTGGGAAATTATGCAGGCTCGTGAACTCTGTGACTTTTGGGAGCAATACGATACGGAACGTGACTTTCTGCTGACAGCGCTTTGGGATGATCGTCTCATTGGGTCTGTTGCTATAGTAGGGAATGCTGACAACTGTGACCCTACTGATGGAGCGCGGCTGCGTTGGTTCATTGTTGACCCTGCTTATCAAGGTCGAGGTATTGGTAAGACTCTTCTCAACCAGGCGATGGACTTCTCCCACCGCAAAGCATTTCCAAAAATCTATTTATGGACAGTTGATGGGCTTCCTCAGTCTCGACACCTTTATGAAAGTATAGGATTCCGTGTCGTTGCACAGGAGGTGGACACACGATACGCCACTCCCCTGCTGAACTTAAAGATGGAGAAAAAACTTACTTGTAGCAACTTCCAAAAATGA
- a CDS encoding DUF6883 domain-containing protein, with the protein MLIPNAGNAVVDIRKLRDYCLNPEHDDGKHKARLFASILGMTADNAEELRQILLEVVKTQEAHLGRRDEFGQRYTLDFTIEWQNRSATLRSGWIIEHGSEIPRLTTCYPL; encoded by the coding sequence ATGCTCATTCCAAATGCAGGGAATGCCGTTGTTGATATTCGTAAACTTCGTGACTACTGCCTGAATCCAGAACACGACGATGGTAAGCACAAAGCCCGGCTTTTTGCGTCAATTCTTGGAATGACGGCTGATAATGCTGAGGAGTTACGTCAGATTTTGCTTGAAGTCGTCAAAACTCAGGAAGCCCACTTGGGAAGGCGAGATGAGTTTGGGCAACGCTACACTTTAGATTTCACGATTGAATGGCAAAATAGAAGTGCAACCTTGCGGAGTGGCTGGATCATTGAGCATGGTTCGGAGATTCCAAGATTAACGACCTGCTATCCTCTGTAG
- a CDS encoding GFA family protein: MSAPYTGGCQCGQIRYEICAEPLTLYLCHCKECQKQSSSAFGMSLTVPRDTVVIVQGQPKAWTRKADSGREVTCLFCDDCGTRLFHERTYSQETINVKAGTLDDTSWLRPVGNLWTRSAQPWVMISDEMLNYEGQPEDVHPLWEKWAQQHS; this comes from the coding sequence GTGAGCGCTCCATACACCGGAGGCTGTCAGTGCGGACAAATTCGTTATGAAATCTGTGCTGAACCGTTAACTCTCTATCTGTGCCACTGTAAAGAATGTCAGAAACAATCTTCCAGTGCTTTTGGAATGTCCCTCACTGTGCCACGAGATACTGTTGTCATTGTCCAAGGACAACCGAAAGCTTGGACACGTAAAGCCGATAGTGGACGTGAGGTGACTTGTCTGTTCTGTGATGACTGTGGGACACGGCTGTTCCATGAGCGGACTTACAGTCAAGAAACCATCAACGTCAAAGCCGGAACGCTAGATGACACAAGTTGGTTACGTCCCGTGGGTAACCTTTGGACACGTAGCGCCCAACCTTGGGTGATGATTTCAGACGAGATGCTCAATTATGAAGGACAGCCAGAGGATGTGCATCCTCTGTGGGAAAAATGGGCACAACAGCATTCTTGA
- a CDS encoding peptidoglycan-binding domain-containing protein, translating into MILSVATQFPTKRPTLQFGACGQIVKEMQKALNQRLVQLDTVSAYPLSVSTTGYFDRETRDAVKYLRVLLS; encoded by the coding sequence ATGATTCTGTCTGTTGCAACTCAATTCCCGACAAAGAGACCAACCCTACAATTTGGTGCCTGTGGTCAAATTGTCAAAGAAATGCAAAAAGCCCTAAACCAGCGGCTCGTTCAATTAGATACCGTATCAGCATATCCTTTATCGGTTTCTACCACAGGTTACTTTGACCGAGAAACTAGGGATGCTGTAAAATATTTACGTGTCTTACTTTCCTAA